A single genomic interval of Pyrobaculum arsenaticum DSM 13514 harbors:
- a CDS encoding nucleotidyltransferase domain-containing protein encodes MRAPPRILEVVDRFIKGLEEAGFRVVEAYLFGSYARGDWLEESDVDLVVVSPDFEGMRWLDRLDLAAKIWLRLGLEKWVEVFPYTPEEFEEAKQRSVALRDAERYWIKVR; translated from the coding sequence ATGAGGGCACCCCCCAGGATATTAGAGGTTGTCGATAGGTTCATAAAAGGCCTCGAGGAGGCCGGCTTCAGAGTAGTCGAGGCGTATCTGTTCGGCTCCTATGCCAGAGGGGATTGGCTCGAGGAAAGCGACGTCGACTTGGTGGTAGTTTCGCCAGACTTCGAGGGGATGAGGTGGCTCGACCGCCTCGATCTGGCGGCCAAGATCTGGCTGAGGCTTGGGCTGGAGAAGTGGGTGGAGGTGTTTCCCTACACACCGGAGGAGTTTGAAGAGGCTAAACAAAGGAGCGTTGCACTTAGAGACGCCGAGAGGTACTGGATAAAGGTCAGGTAA
- a CDS encoding Rieske (2Fe-2S) protein: MKIKIRDLPEMAIVPIPELEAFVVRRGGEVYVYRDECPHAFCNFATAGQLEGDHIVCTCHWCKFDLRTGASLTPELTAEPLRKISYRVEGEYIVFT, translated from the coding sequence ATGAAGATAAAGATTAGAGATCTGCCGGAGATGGCCATTGTGCCTATCCCGGAGCTCGAGGCGTTTGTGGTTAGGAGAGGAGGAGAGGTCTACGTCTACAGGGACGAATGCCCCCACGCGTTTTGTAACTTCGCCACTGCGGGGCAGCTGGAAGGGGATCACATAGTGTGTACATGCCACTGGTGCAAGTTCGACCTAAGGACCGGCGCCTCCCTGACGCCGGAGCTGACAGCAGAGCCTCTAAGAAAGATAAGCTACAGGGTTGAGGGAGAATACATAGTCTTTACCTGA
- a CDS encoding rhomboid family intramembrane serine protease: MSDGEEEKGKWTHIIEATWKELQDTSPRYTPYVTYGLLTANILMFLATFGAMSNDPWSVGLTASEFIENPLAPKVLLSMFAHAGIIHLLGNMAYLYKHGDNVEAAMGRLRYLVFYLICGYAAVASQVLYSSAVGTPRVMLAPMVGASGAISGVLGAYLYLWPGASTYRCFCFRFSCYCMRLTARRDIAIWLGFQFVLPVLEPSVAVFAHLGGLVAGIALAPIIAKRENVARLRQMVKQGSIEAPLQTSTKC; the protein is encoded by the coding sequence ATGTCTGACGGAGAGGAGGAGAAGGGCAAGTGGACTCACATTATTGAGGCCACGTGGAAGGAGCTACAAGACACCTCGCCTCGGTACACCCCCTACGTGACCTACGGCTTATTGACGGCAAATATCTTGATGTTCCTCGCCACGTTTGGCGCAATGTCAAACGACCCGTGGAGCGTCGGCTTGACTGCGTCTGAGTTTATTGAAAACCCCCTGGCGCCGAAGGTGTTGCTCTCAATGTTCGCCCACGCCGGCATTATCCACCTACTGGGAAACATGGCCTATTTGTACAAGCACGGCGACAACGTAGAGGCAGCGATGGGGAGGCTGAGGTACCTCGTCTTCTACTTGATCTGCGGCTACGCCGCCGTCGCCTCACAAGTACTCTACTCCTCGGCAGTGGGGACGCCTAGGGTGATGCTGGCGCCGATGGTGGGGGCGTCCGGGGCCATAAGCGGAGTCCTGGGGGCATACCTCTACCTGTGGCCCGGGGCCTCCACCTACCGTTGCTTCTGCTTTCGTTTTTCCTGCTACTGCATGAGGCTCACCGCGCGCCGCGACATAGCCATATGGCTTGGATTCCAGTTCGTGTTGCCAGTCTTGGAGCCTTCTGTGGCGGTCTTCGCCCATCTCGGCGGTCTTGTGGCGGGGATAGCTCTAGCCCCCATCATCGCCAAGAGGGAAAACGTGGCGAGGTTAAGGCAGATGGTGAAGCAGGGGAGTATAGAGGCCCCCCTCCAGACGAGTACGAAGTGTTAG
- a CDS encoding VOC family protein — protein sequence MLGGAVLAVSDVEEAVEFYGRVLGLGVEPAGEGLCVAGCVLKLVEGEARRPPGSYLYYVL from the coding sequence GTGTTGGGCGGCGCCGTACTCGCGGTTTCCGACGTGGAGGAGGCCGTGGAGTTCTACGGGAGGGTTCTGGGCCTCGGGGTGGAGCCGGCGGGGGAGGGCCTCTGTGTGGCGGGGTGTGTCCTCAAGCTCGTGGAGGGCGAGGCGCGCCGCCCGCCTGGGTCGTACCTATACTACGTGCTCTGA
- a CDS encoding carbonic anhydrase has translation MFVACWARDAVTDAVLDSLSFAEKSLGVREIYVIGHKRCGAVALAAQGKAPPSLAPQLEEAPRRTKVENVCISCEEQHPLGAELECYYYDMDVPALRRACT, from the coding sequence GTGTTCGTGGCGTGCTGGGCCAGGGACGCGGTGACAGACGCCGTGCTCGACTCGTTGAGTTTCGCAGAGAAGAGCCTCGGCGTGCGCGAGATCTACGTAATAGGCCACAAGAGGTGCGGTGCCGTGGCCCTAGCCGCCCAGGGCAAAGCCCCTCCGTCGCTGGCGCCCCAGCTAGAGGAGGCGCCGAGGAGGACCAAAGTAGAAAACGTTTGCATCTCCTGCGAAGAGCAACACCCCCTCGGCGCCGAGTTGGAGTGCTACTACTACGACATGGACGTACCGGCCCTAAGGCGGGCTTGTACCTAG
- the sdx gene encoding sulredoxin: MWQRTISAAALEKAKAVAVKIDVREGDKVESKVVFIANIGGRLYGIDAVCSHAKCILGLLDEEKLTVKCPCHHAVFDLRTGAMLEPPYVAPNAPKERLGLRTYQVRNNGGWIEVDV; this comes from the coding sequence ATGTGGCAGAGGACGATATCGGCTGCCGCGCTTGAAAAGGCTAAGGCAGTGGCAGTTAAGATAGACGTAAGGGAGGGGGACAAGGTGGAGAGCAAGGTTGTGTTCATCGCTAACATTGGGGGGAGGCTCTACGGCATAGACGCTGTTTGTAGCCATGCCAAGTGCATACTGGGCCTCCTAGACGAGGAGAAGCTGACAGTGAAGTGCCCTTGCCACCACGCCGTGTTTGACCTCAGGACCGGCGCGATGCTGGAGCCCCCATACGTGGCTCCCAATGCGCCCAAGGAGAGGCTCGGCTTGAGGACGTACCAGGTGAGGAATAACGGAGGCTGGATAGAAGTGGACGTATAG
- a CDS encoding PaREP1 family protein, producing MDFPMLVRPWLDLARYREARLKEALIEARLALEFLGDGLVRNAAGKAFQAWKAYLGALLADKREYLKELYPGSRKIMVGEEEVDVEEADVVIALVPTSHMARLAAVVGGDAVEHTAVALHLHRYQYNAPDPEGFFLDIPDDRTAAIFICRLAGRIAPHDELYKRVCGVLAPPTAGPNV from the coding sequence GTGGATTTTCCCATGCTGGTTAGGCCGTGGCTGGACTTGGCGAGGTACAGGGAGGCGAGGCTGAAGGAGGCGTTGATCGAGGCGAGGCTGGCCCTGGAGTTTCTGGGAGACGGCCTGGTGAGAAATGCCGCGGGTAAGGCTTTCCAGGCCTGGAAGGCCTATCTCGGGGCGCTCCTCGCTGATAAGAGGGAGTACTTGAAAGAGCTGTACCCCGGCTCGAGGAAGATTATGGTGGGGGAGGAGGAGGTTGATGTGGAGGAGGCGGACGTGGTAATCGCTCTGGTGCCTACGTCGCATATGGCTAGGCTGGCGGCGGTAGTTGGTGGGGACGCTGTGGAGCACACAGCCGTGGCCCTCCACCTCCATAGGTACCAGTACAACGCCCCCGACCCAGAGGGCTTCTTCTTGGATATACCAGACGACAGAACCGCGGCCATCTTCATCTGCCGCCTGGCTGGCAGAATAGCGCCCCACGACGAGCTGTACAAGAGGGTCTGCGGCGTATTAGCGCCGCCCACCGCCGGGCCTAATGTCTGA
- a CDS encoding aldo/keto reductase has protein sequence MQYRETVGLRLSEIGFGAWVVGSDLYRLDDDTARRLVKRALDLGINLFDTADVYGRGRSEELLGQWLKGYDVVISTKVGYDFYSGAKPARRYDPQYLEFAVSKSAERLGRRPDILMLHNPPADAVKSAAEYALSKRGVWADRIGAALGPETNVLAEGLAALEAGYDALMFVFNILEQEPALELVGRGAGRILLARVPHASDVLTDRFKPEFPPEDHRSLRKKEWLIKARKLVEAEVAPLAKELGYTLGQYALKFVLSFPVTSVLVTATSVEELEEYAEASDGKPLPRDHLEALREFWTKHREELSE, from the coding sequence ATGCAGTATAGGGAGACGGTTGGGCTGAGGCTTTCCGAGATCGGCTTCGGGGCGTGGGTTGTGGGGAGCGACTTGTATAGGCTAGACGACGACACAGCCAGGAGGCTGGTGAAGAGGGCCCTCGACCTCGGCATAAACCTCTTCGACACGGCCGACGTATACGGCCGCGGCCGGAGCGAGGAGCTCCTCGGCCAGTGGCTCAAGGGCTATGACGTGGTCATATCCACGAAGGTGGGCTACGACTTCTACTCCGGCGCGAAGCCAGCCAGGAGGTACGACCCCCAGTATCTGGAATTCGCCGTGTCTAAGTCCGCGGAGAGGCTTGGCAGGAGGCCGGACATCTTGATGCTCCACAACCCGCCGGCGGACGCGGTTAAGTCCGCGGCGGAGTATGCCTTGTCCAAAAGAGGAGTCTGGGCCGACAGGATAGGGGCCGCTCTGGGCCCGGAGACCAACGTCCTCGCTGAGGGCCTCGCGGCGCTTGAGGCGGGATACGACGCCTTGATGTTCGTCTTTAACATACTGGAGCAAGAGCCAGCTCTCGAGCTGGTCGGCCGCGGCGCAGGGAGGATTCTCTTGGCGAGGGTCCCACACGCCAGCGACGTGCTGACCGACAGGTTCAAGCCGGAGTTCCCGCCGGAGGACCACCGCTCCCTCCGGAAGAAGGAGTGGCTCATAAAGGCCAGGAAGCTGGTGGAGGCCGAGGTAGCCCCCCTAGCCAAGGAGCTGGGCTACACCCTGGGGCAGTACGCCCTCAAGTTCGTGCTCTCTTTCCCAGTCACCAGCGTCTTGGTAACGGCCACCTCTGTAGAGGAGCTGGAGGAATACGCCGAGGCCTCCGACGGCAAACCCCTACCCCGAGACCACCTAGAAGCGCTGAGGGAGTTTTGGACAAAACACAGAGAGGAGCTAAGCGAGTAA
- a CDS encoding tRNA pseudouridine synthase A (mediates pseudouridylation (positions 38, 39, 40) at the tRNA anticodon region which contributes to the structural stability), which produces MPYLYRIAYDGTLFYGFTGHPNSLEPKLRAALGEILGRGSRTDPGVSAVANVVMTSQRLHLGYVNSKLPRGVWAWGVAEVPEGFNPRRAKARRYLYVAPHWGEDVEAMREAAAVLVGTHDYSSFIKRRGDKATPTVTTVYKIEVEQRGGLIYMMFVGRGFRNKMIRKMAWAILATGRGVLKASDLRELVERPRPGAVPSAPAEGLVLLDIDYGIEFEVYHTALREAYTYFLRKYRAVEAHAAALKAAGEALARLDVV; this is translated from the coding sequence ATGCCTTACCTCTACCGCATAGCTTACGACGGCACGTTGTTCTACGGCTTCACCGGCCACCCCAACTCCCTGGAGCCCAAGCTGAGAGCTGCCCTCGGCGAGATTCTGGGAAGAGGGAGCCGCACAGACCCAGGCGTCTCGGCGGTGGCCAACGTCGTCATGACGAGCCAGAGGCTACACCTGGGGTACGTCAACTCGAAGCTCCCCCGCGGAGTCTGGGCCTGGGGCGTGGCCGAGGTACCCGAGGGGTTCAACCCCCGGAGGGCAAAGGCACGTAGATACCTCTACGTAGCCCCCCACTGGGGCGAAGACGTGGAGGCGATGAGGGAGGCGGCCGCCGTGCTGGTTGGGACGCATGACTACAGCTCTTTTATAAAGCGGAGGGGGGACAAGGCGACGCCTACGGTGACCACTGTGTACAAAATCGAGGTGGAGCAGAGAGGCGGGCTTATATACATGATGTTCGTGGGCCGCGGCTTTAGGAACAAGATGATACGGAAAATGGCCTGGGCGATACTCGCTACAGGCCGAGGCGTCTTGAAGGCCAGCGACTTGAGGGAGCTGGTGGAGCGTCCCAGGCCAGGCGCGGTGCCCTCCGCACCGGCCGAGGGGCTTGTATTACTGGACATAGACTACGGCATAGAGTTCGAGGTTTACCACACGGCGCTTAGAGAGGCCTACACCTACTTCCTCCGTAAGTACAGAGCAGTTGAGGCGCACGCCGCGGCGCTTAAGGCGGCGGGGGAGGCACTGGCGCGACTTGACGTGGTGTAA
- a CDS encoding PIN domain-containing protein, with protein MTRGVVLGILDGELADVEREIVSGRLIPYISAVNLAEVEYVLRRRAGAEAASRVVDLLTKSRVFKVVDRLELHRAAAECKCKNAVAIGDCYAIALACLLGVKAYFRREVELERVVKRNRELEDVVYFI; from the coding sequence TTGACACGGGGGGTTGTTCTCGGTATTCTCGACGGCGAGCTGGCCGACGTGGAAAGAGAGATCGTATCGGGTCGTCTGATCCCGTACATATCCGCCGTGAACCTAGCCGAGGTTGAGTACGTGTTGCGCAGGCGGGCGGGGGCGGAGGCGGCGAGTAGGGTCGTGGATCTGCTAACCAAGTCGCGGGTCTTCAAAGTGGTGGATAGGCTTGAGCTCCACCGAGCCGCTGCCGAGTGCAAGTGTAAAAACGCGGTGGCTATAGGCGACTGCTACGCCATAGCCCTGGCGTGTCTCCTCGGCGTCAAGGCCTACTTTAGAAGAGAGGTGGAGCTGGAAAGAGTTGTGAAAAGAAACAGGGAGCTGGAGGATGTGGTCTACTTTATCTAA
- a CDS encoding NAD(P)/FAD-dependent oxidoreductase codes for MKRVVIVGGGIAGMTVAKTLLEGKMQAEITVVNSAPHYFAGPSRPLLLTGEQSLDRIVRSYEEVARRGVKVMVGTVYSVDPANRKVRLVGGYASDGGVKELQYDYLVLAPGVVLDGSGITGYDKYRGNVLNVYDPGRVRTLKERVWKAEKGTVVVYAPKAPYRCAPAPTETATLIDAVLRHRGVRDKFRIIHIDANDKTQPPVIADVVAELYRKLGIELVVNQEIAEIGENYVVTKSGERYNYDILAMLEPNRAPKFIAEAGLGENWISVRGPQDLRHPKFDDVLAAGDAASLPFPKNQEIAFESALFAANKILEMEGLSHRASVQYAFLGWAYVGNPEGRLETLSVMFGLDFTTQPPKPTKDPQPKREYTQRKDSWEQSYLANLFGY; via the coding sequence ATGAAAAGGGTGGTGATAGTCGGTGGGGGCATCGCTGGCATGACTGTGGCAAAGACGTTGCTAGAGGGCAAGATGCAGGCCGAGATAACGGTGGTAAACTCGGCGCCCCACTACTTCGCGGGGCCCAGCAGGCCGCTCCTGCTGACGGGGGAGCAGTCACTGGACCGCATTGTGAGGAGTTATGAAGAGGTCGCTAGGAGAGGCGTCAAGGTGATGGTCGGCACAGTCTACTCCGTGGACCCGGCGAATAGGAAGGTGCGGCTGGTCGGCGGCTACGCCTCGGACGGCGGCGTCAAGGAGCTTCAGTACGACTACCTCGTATTGGCCCCGGGCGTGGTGCTAGACGGCTCTGGCATAACGGGCTACGACAAGTACAGGGGCAACGTGCTGAACGTCTACGACCCCGGCAGGGTGCGCACTTTGAAAGAGAGGGTGTGGAAAGCCGAGAAGGGCACCGTGGTCGTCTACGCCCCCAAGGCGCCGTACAGGTGCGCCCCAGCGCCTACCGAGACCGCCACCTTAATAGACGCCGTGCTTAGGCACAGGGGGGTAAGGGACAAGTTCAGGATTATACACATAGACGCCAACGACAAGACCCAGCCTCCAGTAATCGCCGACGTGGTGGCCGAGCTGTACAGGAAGCTGGGCATAGAGCTTGTCGTCAACCAGGAAATCGCGGAGATCGGGGAGAACTACGTCGTGACTAAGAGCGGCGAGAGGTACAACTACGACATCTTGGCAATGCTGGAGCCCAACAGGGCGCCTAAGTTCATAGCCGAGGCCGGCTTGGGGGAGAACTGGATCAGCGTGCGCGGCCCCCAGGACCTCCGCCACCCCAAGTTCGACGACGTACTCGCCGCAGGCGACGCCGCAAGTCTGCCGTTCCCCAAGAACCAAGAAATCGCCTTCGAGAGCGCCTTATTCGCCGCCAACAAAATACTCGAGATGGAGGGGCTGAGCCACAGAGCCAGCGTCCAGTACGCCTTCTTGGGCTGGGCCTATGTCGGCAACCCTGAGGGGAGGCTGGAGACTCTGTCCGTCATGTTCGGCCTAGACTTCACCACACAGCCGCCTAAGCCGACCAAAGACCCGCAGCCAAAGAGAGAGTACACACAGCGAAAAGACAGCTGGGAGCAGAGCTACCTCGCCAACCTATTTGGGTACTAG
- a CDS encoding V-type ATP synthase subunit B — protein sequence MLTPVVSYSTVREVKGPLIVIEKTRGVSYGEIGEVVGPDGEPRRVQVIEVGTDYAVAQVLGGTLGLPARGSTVRFYGKTLKIPVSEQLIGRILDGKGQPRDHMPLPPPEDFRDVNGEPLNPYSREYPEEPIETGISAIDGLYTLVRGQKLPIFSGTGLPHNLMAAQVVRQSTVRGSEEGFAVVFVGVGIKTEEALFFMDEFRKTGALRRAVAVLNLASDPVAERVLAPRVGLTIAEYLAWQLGYHVLVVITDMTNYCEGLRELSSGRGELPGRRGYPGYMYTDLATIYERAGKAHGRKGSVTQFPILTMPHDDITHPIPDLTGYITEGQLVLSRAMWGKGIYPPFDVIMSLSRLAKDAIGEGKTREDHKDVANTLIAAYSKALEIRNLATLVGERNLGWRERRYLRFADAFEQKFIKQGYYERRSFEETLDIGWDVLSILPEDELTNARPQITQKFYRRHVYESVQL from the coding sequence ATGCTGACGCCGGTGGTGTCTTACTCCACTGTGAGGGAGGTTAAGGGCCCTCTTATAGTTATTGAAAAGACTAGGGGCGTGTCCTACGGCGAGATTGGAGAGGTGGTTGGGCCAGACGGCGAGCCGAGGAGGGTGCAAGTAATTGAGGTGGGGACGGACTACGCCGTGGCGCAGGTGCTTGGCGGCACCCTAGGCCTACCTGCAAGGGGCTCCACGGTGAGATTCTACGGCAAGACTCTGAAAATCCCCGTATCGGAGCAGCTGATAGGGAGGATTCTAGACGGGAAGGGGCAACCGCGTGACCACATGCCCCTCCCGCCGCCGGAGGACTTCCGCGACGTAAACGGCGAGCCGCTCAACCCCTACTCCAGGGAGTACCCAGAGGAGCCCATTGAGACGGGCATATCTGCAATCGACGGCCTCTATACCTTGGTCAGGGGGCAGAAGTTGCCCATCTTCTCAGGTACCGGCCTTCCGCACAACCTCATGGCGGCCCAGGTGGTGAGGCAGTCCACGGTAAGGGGTAGCGAGGAGGGGTTCGCCGTAGTCTTCGTGGGTGTAGGCATCAAGACGGAGGAGGCCCTCTTCTTCATGGACGAGTTTAGGAAAACCGGCGCCTTGAGGAGGGCCGTGGCTGTGCTCAACCTCGCCTCCGACCCGGTGGCAGAGCGGGTCCTCGCCCCACGCGTCGGCTTGACAATTGCCGAGTACCTCGCATGGCAGCTGGGGTACCACGTCCTCGTGGTTATCACGGACATGACCAACTACTGCGAGGGGCTGAGAGAGCTGTCGTCGGGCAGAGGCGAGTTGCCGGGGAGACGCGGCTACCCCGGCTATATGTACACCGACTTGGCTACGATATACGAGAGGGCCGGCAAAGCCCACGGCCGCAAGGGATCCGTTACGCAGTTCCCCATCTTGACCATGCCCCACGACGACATAACCCACCCCATACCAGACCTAACAGGATACATCACGGAGGGCCAGCTAGTCTTGTCAAGGGCGATGTGGGGCAAGGGAATATACCCGCCCTTCGACGTGATCATGTCGCTGAGCCGTCTCGCCAAAGACGCCATCGGCGAAGGCAAAACCAGGGAAGATCATAAAGACGTCGCGAACACCCTAATCGCGGCGTATTCAAAGGCGCTCGAAATAAGGAATTTGGCCACGCTGGTGGGCGAGCGCAACCTCGGCTGGCGCGAGAGGCGCTACCTGCGCTTCGCCGACGCCTTCGAGCAGAAGTTCATCAAGCAGGGATACTACGAGAGGCGCTCCTTCGAAGAGACCCTCGACATCGGCTGGGACGTCTTGTCCATTCTGCCCGAGGACGAGCTCACCAACGCCAGGCCCCAGATAACCCAGAAGTTCTACAGACGTCACGTTTACGAATCGGTCCAACTCTAG
- a CDS encoding NAD(P)-dependent oxidoreductase, whose product MRVGVIGLGIMGQPMAMHLHKAGLLAAVYNRTRAKAKPFEQLGVYVADSPADLAKRVDVVIEIVSDAPDVEQVFFGPSGVAEGARPGLIVVDMSTNSPEWARRFAERFAQLGVEFLDAPVTGGQKGAVEGALTIMVGGKEEVFKKVLPVFQAFGKQIVYMGPVGYGQAMKLVNQIAVALNTIAMVEAVRLAKALGLDMDKVAQILTGGAARSGSMELYLPKLLKGDLTPGFKSAHLKKDLVYALEYAHRANLPMPATALALELYKKMVERGLGELGIHALGEVY is encoded by the coding sequence ATGCGAGTAGGGGTAATCGGGCTGGGAATAATGGGCCAGCCAATGGCCATGCACCTCCACAAGGCTGGGCTCCTCGCCGCGGTCTACAACAGGACGAGGGCTAAGGCGAAGCCCTTTGAGCAACTGGGCGTCTACGTCGCCGACTCTCCGGCCGACCTCGCCAAGAGGGTAGACGTGGTCATCGAGATAGTATCAGACGCCCCCGACGTGGAGCAGGTCTTTTTCGGCCCCAGCGGCGTGGCGGAGGGGGCCAGGCCCGGGCTGATTGTGGTAGATATGTCCACAAACTCGCCTGAGTGGGCGAGGCGCTTCGCCGAGCGGTTCGCCCAGCTCGGGGTGGAGTTCCTCGATGCGCCGGTGACCGGCGGGCAGAAAGGCGCCGTGGAGGGGGCCCTAACCATAATGGTCGGAGGGAAGGAGGAGGTTTTCAAAAAGGTTCTGCCGGTGTTCCAGGCCTTCGGCAAGCAGATCGTGTACATGGGCCCCGTGGGCTACGGCCAGGCTATGAAGCTGGTAAACCAAATCGCCGTTGCGCTGAACACCATAGCCATGGTCGAGGCTGTGAGGCTCGCCAAGGCCCTTGGGCTAGACATGGACAAGGTGGCCCAGATTCTCACAGGAGGGGCCGCCAGATCCGGCTCCATGGAGCTTTACCTCCCCAAGTTGCTCAAGGGAGACTTGACCCCCGGCTTTAAGTCCGCCCACTTGAAAAAAGACCTGGTATATGCCCTCGAATACGCCCACAGAGCCAACCTCCCGATGCCGGCCACAGCCCTTGCACTGGAGCTCTACAAGAAAATGGTAGAAAGGGGGCTGGGAGAGCTTGGGATACACGCCCTCGGCGAGGTGTACTAG
- a CDS encoding HEPN domain-containing protein, whose amino-acid sequence MRREAAFWIKEAWSDLCTAKILHGARRWNASAFFSQQAVEKALKSLYFVVLRREPPKTHVLTELYRELRAAGFRLGPELEEGVAELNKFYSVSRYPDAAAGQPYEAVTRRDAERSLEIAAQVVELAEEFLRSAGYEGTPQDIRGCR is encoded by the coding sequence GTGAGGCGCGAAGCCGCCTTTTGGATCAAGGAGGCTTGGTCTGACCTCTGCACGGCCAAGATCCTGCATGGGGCGAGGAGGTGGAACGCCTCTGCGTTTTTTAGCCAACAAGCCGTGGAGAAGGCGTTGAAGAGCCTCTACTTTGTGGTGTTGCGGAGGGAGCCTCCCAAGACACATGTCTTGACTGAGCTCTACCGCGAGCTGAGGGCGGCTGGGTTTCGGCTAGGCCCAGAGCTTGAGGAGGGGGTGGCAGAGCTCAACAAGTTCTACTCCGTGTCAAGATATCCAGACGCAGCCGCCGGCCAGCCCTACGAGGCTGTGACTAGGCGCGACGCCGAGCGATCGCTGGAAATTGCGGCGCAGGTGGTGGAACTCGCCGAGGAGTTCCTGAGGTCGGCGGGGTATGAGGGCACCCCCCAGGATATTAGAGGTTGTCGATAG
- a CDS encoding GNAT family N-acetyltransferase, whose translation MLTFRKASEGDIPEIVSFTMDTWDWGDYIPEVIGRWVAEGRAYVAVLEGRIAAVAAMKLVGKSAYLQGLRVRPELRGRGIGEAMTRFLLDEARRAGASVATLLVAEWNTPSHGLVKKVGFKERMVIYGGRPAGGGTGRCLSGLEAYEAVAEALGRTRGYACLPDEPWVCTAVTPWDLLSRGRPCIGDALYVGRFSFGAAQGDPQTDVTSVDPGGYKQRYAPHILYATEL comes from the coding sequence ATGCTCACCTTCCGGAAGGCATCCGAGGGGGACATCCCAGAGATAGTGTCATTCACTATGGACACGTGGGACTGGGGGGACTATATACCTGAAGTGATTGGGCGGTGGGTGGCGGAGGGGAGGGCTTATGTGGCTGTCCTGGAGGGCCGCATAGCGGCGGTGGCCGCCATGAAGCTCGTGGGTAAATCGGCGTATTTGCAAGGCCTCCGAGTCAGGCCAGAGCTTAGGGGGAGGGGCATCGGCGAGGCCATGACTCGTTTTCTCCTTGATGAGGCTAGGAGGGCTGGGGCGTCCGTGGCGACTCTCCTGGTGGCGGAGTGGAATACCCCTAGCCACGGCTTGGTGAAGAAGGTGGGGTTCAAGGAGCGGATGGTGATCTACGGTGGCAGGCCGGCGGGAGGCGGGACGGGGAGGTGCCTCTCTGGGCTCGAGGCCTACGAGGCTGTGGCCGAGGCCTTGGGCAGGACTAGGGGGTATGCATGCCTCCCAGACGAGCCTTGGGTATGCACCGCAGTGACGCCCTGGGATCTACTCTCCCGCGGCAGACCCTGCATAGGGGATGCGTTATACGTGGGGAGGTTCTCCTTCGGCGCGGCCCAGGGAGATCCGCAGACCGACGTCACTTCTGTGGATCCAGGCGGCTACAAACAACGGTATGCCCCACACATATTGTACGCAACTGAGCTTTAA
- a CDS encoding XdhC family protein, with translation MAHAVSVCDVLRALDVAARLGPTAVLVRAYDGRRWVVDIVADGRALLGFLPSSVVRELPRLEKQGEKFEGKIGDLYVSAEVVLVRPTLVVVGFGEVAKKVSQVAVAAGFNVVAIGHRSEAAQHSGGLEELGDFLWEGSAVVIANEGGHLSDVDVAELALRRGAGYVALLASQKRAALVIRELERRGIPPAEIDKRLRSPAGLDIGAKTAGEIAVSIVAEVVMYFRGGTGKPMREVKNPRSVALSEGEDLSKYRCEWRPPS, from the coding sequence GTGGCACATGCCGTGTCTGTATGCGACGTCCTGAGGGCTCTCGACGTGGCCGCGCGCCTGGGGCCTACCGCCGTGTTGGTGAGGGCCTACGATGGGAGGCGTTGGGTGGTTGACATAGTTGCCGATGGGAGGGCCCTCCTCGGTTTTTTGCCCAGTTCTGTGGTGAGGGAGTTGCCGAGGTTAGAGAAGCAGGGGGAGAAGTTCGAGGGGAAGATAGGGGATTTATACGTCTCAGCAGAGGTGGTTTTAGTAAGGCCTACCCTCGTCGTGGTGGGCTTTGGCGAAGTCGCGAAGAAGGTGTCGCAGGTGGCTGTAGCGGCCGGCTTTAACGTGGTGGCCATTGGGCACAGATCGGAGGCGGCTCAGCACTCCGGCGGCTTGGAGGAGCTTGGGGACTTCCTCTGGGAGGGCTCGGCGGTGGTTATCGCCAACGAGGGCGGTCATCTCTCAGACGTCGACGTGGCTGAGCTGGCTCTCAGAAGAGGCGCCGGCTACGTGGCCCTCTTGGCCAGCCAGAAGAGGGCCGCCCTTGTGATAAGGGAGCTGGAGCGGAGGGGGATTCCGCCGGCGGAGATCGACAAGAGACTTAGATCGCCCGCCGGCTTGGACATCGGGGCTAAAACCGCCGGAGAGATAGCAGTGAGCATAGTCGCCGAAGTTGTGATGTACTTCAGAGGAGGTACAGGCAAGCCGATGAGGGAGGTGAAAAACCCGCGGAGCGTGGCGCTTAGCGAGGGCGAAGACTTGTCTAAATACCGGTGCGAGTGGAGACCCCCCAGCTAG